From the genome of Anopheles moucheti chromosome 3, idAnoMoucSN_F20_07, whole genome shotgun sequence, one region includes:
- the LOC128301389 gene encoding serine/arginine-rich splicing factor 6-like, producing MIPYILNILHNSGTSQDVSSICWKLRQFNFAEQVTGEELEASTKEALERVVTMGLVRKNAETDTYALANNWFAPEAQSFQMQLHDVVNDMPGALDELSDNSSKEFATTSELPSDCMGPGMGQRRSPAQIRAIAIYRRMREQREREEREAAMRARKRNKSRSRSRSRTRRSSSKRSHTTNRQSTARSRSRSRSTPRTRSTSRSRRR from the exons ATGATTCCGtatattttgaacattttacACAACTCTGGAACGTCGC AGGATGTCTCTTCGATTTGCTGGAAGTTGAGACAATTCAATTTTGCTGAACAAGTCACAGGAGAGGAACTTGAAGCCTCTACCAAGGAGGCACTCGAAAGAGTCGTAACCATGGGACTTGTCCGAAAAAATGCGGAAACAGATACGTATGCACTTGCAAACAATTGGTTTGCACCTGAAGCACAGTCCTTCCAGATGCAACTGCATGATGTTGTAAATGACATGCCGGGTGCTCTGGATGAATTATCGGATAATTCTTCCAAAGAATTTGCTACTACTTCCGAACTGCCGTCAGACTGTATGGGACCGGGAATGGGACAACGTCGAAGTCCTGCCCAGATACGAGCAATTGCCATATATAGAAGGATGCGCGAACAACGCGAACGGGAAGAACGTGAAGCAGCAATGCGTGCCAGAAAACGGAATAAGTCCCGATCTCGATCGCGATCCCGCACGCGTCGTTCTAGTTCAAAGCGTTCGCATACAACAAATCGCCAGTCGACGGCACGTTCACGATCACGTTCACGGTCGACTCCACGAACTCGCAGCACTAGCCGGTCCCGACGACGTTAA